A single Vigna radiata var. radiata cultivar VC1973A chromosome 8, Vradiata_ver6, whole genome shotgun sequence DNA region contains:
- the LOC106771626 gene encoding protein DMR6-LIKE OXYGENASE 1 isoform X1 — MCRRFYIEKLAHMTPAMVGSGESDKPESQYQKGVKHLVENGLHSVPKKYILPPSDRPGTNSEDSNVAKQNLELPIIDYSELLGPRRQQVLQSLANACEGYGFFQLINHGISDDVISSMRDVSGKFFDLPFEQREKYMTTDMSAPVRCGTSFSQTKDSVLCWRDFLKLLCHPLPDFLPHWPASPLDFRKEVATYAEKTRHLFLMLMEAIQESLGIIEGKETEGKDNILRELEDGSQMMVINFYPPCPQPDLTLGMPPHSDYGFLTLLLQDQVEGLQVHFQDQWLTVQPINNAFVVNVGDHLEIYSNGKYKSVLHRVMANSKKNRTSVASLHSLPFNCTVRPSPKLIDQHNPKRYADTNFDTFLAYVTTREPKRKDFLDSRKLTSVCVEEKEIK; from the exons ATGTGCAGGAGATTTTATATTGAGAAGCTAGCACACATGACTCCAGCAATGGTAGGAAGTGGAGAGAGTGATAAACCAGAAAGTCAATATCAGAAAGGAGTGAAGCACCTTGTTGAGAATGGCCTTCACAGTGTACCTAAAAAGTACATACTTCCACCTTCTGATCGACCTGGTACAAACTCAGAAGACTCAAATGTTGCCAAGCAAAACCTTGAGCTACCTATCATTGATTATTCTGAACTGCTTGGTCCAAGAAGGCAACAAGTCCTTCAATCCCTGGCCAATGCTTGTGAAGGGTACGGTTTTTTTCAG CTGATAAACCATGGTATCTCAGACGATGTTATCAGCAGCATGAGGGATGTGAGTGGAAAGTTCTTTGATCTTCCTTTTGAGCAAAGAGAAAAGTACATGACAACTGATATGAGTGCACCTGTTCGATGTGGAACTAGTTTCAGCCAAACCAAAGACAGTGTGTTATGTTGGAGGGACTTCTTGAAACTTCTCTGTCATCCTTTACCTGATTTCCTCCCCCATTGGCCTGCTTCCCCCTTAGACTTCAG GAAAGAGGTGGCTACCTACGCAGAAAAAACCAGACACCTGTTCCTGATGTTGATGGAAGCCATTCAAGAGAGTTTAGGAATCATTGAAGGAAAGGAGACAGAAGGAAAAGACAACATTCTAAGAGAGTTGGAAGATGGGAGCCAGATGATGGTGATCAACTTCTATCCACCATGCCCTCAACCTGACCTAACCTTGGGGATGCCCCCTCACTCTGATTATGGATTCCTCACACTCCTTCTCCAAGACCAGGTCGAGGGTTTGCAGGTACACTTCCAAGATCAATGGTTAACTGTTCAACCTATCAACAACGCTTTTGTTGTCAATGTTGGTGATCACCTTGAG ATATACAGCAATGGGAAGTACAAGAGCGTGTTGCATAGGGTCATGGCTAATTCAAAGAAGAATAGAACATCAGTGGCTTCTCTCCATAGCCTTCCTTTCAACTGTACTGTGAGACCGTCACCAAAACTCATTGACCAACATAATCCCAAACGTTACGCAGACACCAATTTTGATACTTTTCTTGCATACGTTACCACCAGGGAGCCCAAGAGAAAGGATTTCCTCGACTCCAGGAAATTGACTTCAGTATGcgtagaagaaaaagaaataaaataa
- the LOC106771626 gene encoding protein DMR6-LIKE OXYGENASE 1 isoform X2 has translation MTPAMVGSGESDKPESQYQKGVKHLVENGLHSVPKKYILPPSDRPGTNSEDSNVAKQNLELPIIDYSELLGPRRQQVLQSLANACEGYGFFQLINHGISDDVISSMRDVSGKFFDLPFEQREKYMTTDMSAPVRCGTSFSQTKDSVLCWRDFLKLLCHPLPDFLPHWPASPLDFRKEVATYAEKTRHLFLMLMEAIQESLGIIEGKETEGKDNILRELEDGSQMMVINFYPPCPQPDLTLGMPPHSDYGFLTLLLQDQVEGLQVHFQDQWLTVQPINNAFVVNVGDHLEIYSNGKYKSVLHRVMANSKKNRTSVASLHSLPFNCTVRPSPKLIDQHNPKRYADTNFDTFLAYVTTREPKRKDFLDSRKLTSVCVEEKEIK, from the exons ATGACTCCAGCAATGGTAGGAAGTGGAGAGAGTGATAAACCAGAAAGTCAATATCAGAAAGGAGTGAAGCACCTTGTTGAGAATGGCCTTCACAGTGTACCTAAAAAGTACATACTTCCACCTTCTGATCGACCTGGTACAAACTCAGAAGACTCAAATGTTGCCAAGCAAAACCTTGAGCTACCTATCATTGATTATTCTGAACTGCTTGGTCCAAGAAGGCAACAAGTCCTTCAATCCCTGGCCAATGCTTGTGAAGGGTACGGTTTTTTTCAG CTGATAAACCATGGTATCTCAGACGATGTTATCAGCAGCATGAGGGATGTGAGTGGAAAGTTCTTTGATCTTCCTTTTGAGCAAAGAGAAAAGTACATGACAACTGATATGAGTGCACCTGTTCGATGTGGAACTAGTTTCAGCCAAACCAAAGACAGTGTGTTATGTTGGAGGGACTTCTTGAAACTTCTCTGTCATCCTTTACCTGATTTCCTCCCCCATTGGCCTGCTTCCCCCTTAGACTTCAG GAAAGAGGTGGCTACCTACGCAGAAAAAACCAGACACCTGTTCCTGATGTTGATGGAAGCCATTCAAGAGAGTTTAGGAATCATTGAAGGAAAGGAGACAGAAGGAAAAGACAACATTCTAAGAGAGTTGGAAGATGGGAGCCAGATGATGGTGATCAACTTCTATCCACCATGCCCTCAACCTGACCTAACCTTGGGGATGCCCCCTCACTCTGATTATGGATTCCTCACACTCCTTCTCCAAGACCAGGTCGAGGGTTTGCAGGTACACTTCCAAGATCAATGGTTAACTGTTCAACCTATCAACAACGCTTTTGTTGTCAATGTTGGTGATCACCTTGAG ATATACAGCAATGGGAAGTACAAGAGCGTGTTGCATAGGGTCATGGCTAATTCAAAGAAGAATAGAACATCAGTGGCTTCTCTCCATAGCCTTCCTTTCAACTGTACTGTGAGACCGTCACCAAAACTCATTGACCAACATAATCCCAAACGTTACGCAGACACCAATTTTGATACTTTTCTTGCATACGTTACCACCAGGGAGCCCAAGAGAAAGGATTTCCTCGACTCCAGGAAATTGACTTCAGTATGcgtagaagaaaaagaaataaaataa